In one Nocardia tengchongensis genomic region, the following are encoded:
- a CDS encoding FAD-dependent oxidoreductase has translation MAGQRLSVTRRSVLRGAIAAGAMAGAVAAGAARPTSARAAAGRRVAVLGGGVAGLTAAHELAERGFEVTLYERRALGGKARSILVPGSGKDGRPELWGEHGFRFFPGFYRHIPDTMRRIPFAGNANGVWDNLVAASEVRFSRKGTDDTIIPMGKAGKPWSNPDSFRETVGSAITTSTNMGTSDALYFANRLLVFNTSCDARRNGQWDGVPWRDYVGAGKRSNEFRMLLSRTLTTLLVAAKDDKASTRTIGNMGEQFLGNPLETGNDGPLDRLLNGATNEAWIDPWVNRLRELGVTFVNAEIRGLELDGARISGARVVDSSGAAQTVEADHFVSALPVEVARALWTPEILSLRPELAGMSQLTVDWMSGIQFFLRRRTDIARGHVAYVDSPWSLTSIAQGQFWNRTPVTGLGDGSIQDCLSVDISDWNTPGMLYGKPAKECTHEEIARETWAQLGAHLNDRGELLSQDDLHSWFLDTGIAWDASQKRNTNADPLLINTAGSLALRPYSHADSLQNLYLAGDYVRTNVDLATMEGASESARAAVNKLLEVTGSDAPRCQVFTLYRAPELEPFRQLDIARFAAGQPNMFDA, from the coding sequence ATGGCAGGACAGCGTTTGTCCGTCACGCGGCGGTCAGTGCTGCGTGGAGCAATAGCGGCCGGGGCGATGGCGGGTGCGGTGGCGGCGGGGGCCGCCCGTCCGACCTCCGCCCGCGCGGCCGCAGGACGTCGGGTAGCCGTGCTGGGCGGGGGCGTCGCGGGCCTGACCGCGGCACACGAACTGGCCGAACGCGGCTTCGAGGTGACCCTGTACGAGCGGCGGGCGCTGGGCGGCAAGGCCCGCAGCATCCTTGTCCCGGGCAGCGGCAAGGACGGTCGGCCGGAACTGTGGGGTGAGCACGGATTCCGCTTCTTCCCCGGCTTCTACCGCCATATTCCCGACACCATGCGGCGAATACCGTTCGCGGGCAATGCCAATGGTGTATGGGACAACCTGGTGGCGGCATCGGAGGTGCGCTTTTCGCGCAAGGGCACCGACGACACGATCATCCCCATGGGCAAGGCCGGAAAGCCCTGGTCCAACCCCGACAGCTTCCGCGAGACCGTCGGGTCGGCCATCACCACATCCACCAATATGGGCACCTCCGATGCCCTCTACTTCGCCAATCGCCTGCTGGTCTTCAACACCAGCTGCGACGCCCGCCGCAACGGGCAGTGGGACGGCGTCCCGTGGCGCGACTACGTGGGCGCGGGCAAGCGCTCCAACGAATTCCGCATGCTGTTGTCCCGCACGCTCACCACGCTGCTGGTGGCCGCCAAGGACGACAAGGCCAGCACCCGCACCATCGGCAACATGGGCGAACAGTTCCTGGGGAACCCGCTCGAGACCGGCAATGACGGGCCGCTGGACCGGCTGCTGAACGGGGCCACCAACGAGGCCTGGATCGATCCCTGGGTCAACCGGCTGCGGGAGCTCGGCGTCACCTTCGTCAACGCCGAGATCCGCGGACTGGAACTGGACGGGGCGCGCATTTCCGGTGCGCGGGTGGTGGATTCGTCGGGAGCGGCCCAGACGGTCGAGGCCGACCACTTCGTGAGCGCACTGCCGGTGGAAGTGGCGCGCGCCCTGTGGACGCCCGAAATCCTGTCGCTGCGACCGGAATTGGCGGGCATGAGCCAGCTGACGGTGGACTGGATGAGCGGCATCCAGTTCTTCCTGCGCCGCCGCACCGATATCGCCCGCGGTCACGTCGCCTATGTGGACTCGCCGTGGTCGCTGACCTCGATCGCGCAGGGCCAGTTCTGGAATCGCACGCCCGTCACCGGTCTGGGAGACGGCTCGATCCAGGACTGCCTGTCGGTCGACATCTCCGACTGGAACACCCCCGGCATGCTGTACGGCAAACCGGCCAAGGAGTGCACGCACGAGGAGATCGCCCGCGAGACCTGGGCGCAGCTCGGCGCGCACCTCAACGACCGCGGTGAGCTGCTCAGCCAGGACGACCTGCACTCCTGGTTCCTCGACACCGGCATCGCCTGGGACGCGTCGCAGAAGCGCAACACCAATGCCGACCCGTTGCTGATCAATACCGCGGGTTCGCTGGCGCTGCGGCCGTATTCGCATGCCGATTCGCTCCAGAACCTGTACCTGGCAGGTGATTACGTGCGCACCAACGTGGACCTCGCCACCATGGAGGGTGCGTCCGAGTCGGCCCGGGCCGCGGTGAACAAGCTGCTGGAGGTGACGGGCTCCGACGCCCCCCGTTGCCAGGTGTTCACGCTGTACCGCGCGCCGGAGCTGGAGCCGTTCCGGCAGCTGGACATCGCGCGCTTCGCGGCGGGTCAGCCGAACATGTTCGACGCCTAG
- a CDS encoding pyridoxamine 5'-phosphate oxidase family protein, translated as MSEITDPVELRELLGEVAPRPRNKDRYSLHEWDREWIARSPFVVLATSDADGNCDASPKGDPAGFVKVLDDKTIAIPERPGNRRADGYLNILSNPHVGVIFLIPGRGDTLRINGRARLLRDAPYFDDMVVKGHRPILAIEVDIEQIFFHCSKAFMRSGLWKPEQWPEDTLPGVARLVKDVVPGTETLAELEAYYTGDAYQRMLYNG; from the coding sequence ATGAGCGAGATCACGGATCCGGTCGAACTGCGTGAACTGCTGGGGGAGGTCGCGCCGCGGCCCCGGAACAAGGACCGCTACTCCCTGCACGAGTGGGATCGCGAATGGATCGCGCGGTCGCCGTTCGTGGTGCTGGCCACCAGTGACGCGGACGGCAACTGCGATGCCTCGCCGAAGGGCGATCCGGCCGGGTTCGTGAAGGTGCTCGACGACAAGACGATCGCCATCCCCGAGCGGCCCGGTAACCGCCGCGCCGACGGGTACCTCAATATCCTCAGCAATCCGCACGTCGGCGTGATCTTCCTGATCCCGGGCCGCGGTGACACGCTGCGGATCAACGGCCGCGCCCGATTGCTCCGGGACGCACCGTATTTCGACGACATGGTGGTCAAGGGGCATCGCCCGATCCTGGCCATCGAGGTCGATATCGAGCAGATCTTCTTCCACTGCAGCAAGGCGTTCATGCGCAGCGGGCTGTGGAAGCCGGAGCAGTGGCCCGAGGACACGCTGCCGGGCGTCGCGCGCTTGGTGAAGGACGTGGTGCCCGGGACCGAGACGCTGGCCGAACTGGAGGCGTACTACACCGGCGACGCCTATCAGAGGATGCTCTACAACGGCTGA